In the Kitasatospora terrestris genome, one interval contains:
- a CDS encoding HAMP domain-containing sensor histidine kinase: MADRLPPRSPLVPRAPRPVDALRRRAARLVPRSVRARATLAATTTVALALGAASVALMAMLHSYLLSRADDAATQQAMGIAKMAAAGRLPPVLPVRGTDFVKVVDENGAVVAFSQGLLGPPREDVRAVEGWDAPVRPQPPQPPDAPVPVDGEYRQRVVQATMVGPVGRYTVYAATSLRDIDAAFRATALSLAVGVPLLLLTVALVTWRVAGRALQPVEAIRAEFAEITEHDLHRRVPVPHTDDEVARLAATVNATLDRLEDAGTRQRRFIADASHELRSPITVLRTQLEVALAHPGSAPWPELVREVLEDTVRLQDLAADLLLLARLDAAEPVATEPLDLARLCEDTLAVRGPERVPVAADLAPGTTVRGNRTRLARLLTNLLDNAQRYAGRRIEVRVRAVGRTAVLEVRDDGPGIPAEDRERVFERFTRLDDARSRELGGAGLGLAIARDLATHHGGTLTAEPPGAPGAPGAPGAPGVSGARFVLRLPLAGDPLAGDPLAAG, translated from the coding sequence GTGGCTGACCGCCTCCCACCCCGCTCGCCCCTCGTCCCCCGAGCGCCCCGCCCCGTCGACGCGCTGCGCCGCCGCGCTGCCCGCCTGGTCCCGCGCTCGGTCCGCGCCCGGGCGACCCTCGCCGCGACCACCACCGTCGCCCTCGCCCTCGGCGCGGCGTCCGTCGCCCTGATGGCGATGCTGCACTCCTACCTGCTCAGCCGGGCGGACGACGCCGCCACCCAGCAGGCCATGGGCATCGCCAAGATGGCGGCGGCGGGCCGGCTCCCGCCCGTGCTCCCGGTGCGGGGTACGGACTTCGTCAAGGTCGTCGACGAGAACGGCGCGGTCGTGGCGTTCAGCCAGGGCCTGCTCGGGCCGCCGAGGGAGGACGTCCGGGCGGTCGAGGGCTGGGACGCTCCGGTCCGGCCGCAGCCGCCGCAGCCCCCGGACGCGCCGGTGCCGGTGGACGGCGAGTACCGCCAGCGCGTCGTCCAGGCCACCATGGTCGGCCCGGTCGGCCGGTACACGGTCTACGCGGCGACCTCGCTGCGCGACATCGACGCCGCGTTCCGGGCCACCGCGCTGTCGCTCGCGGTCGGGGTGCCGCTGCTGCTGCTCACGGTCGCGCTGGTGACGTGGCGGGTGGCGGGGCGGGCGCTGCAGCCGGTCGAGGCGATCCGGGCCGAGTTCGCCGAGATCACCGAGCACGACCTGCACCGCCGGGTGCCGGTGCCGCACACGGACGACGAGGTCGCCCGGCTCGCCGCGACGGTCAACGCCACCCTGGACCGGCTGGAGGATGCGGGCACCCGCCAGCGCCGCTTCATCGCCGACGCCTCGCACGAACTGCGCAGCCCGATCACCGTGCTCCGCACCCAGCTGGAGGTCGCCCTCGCCCACCCGGGGTCGGCGCCGTGGCCGGAGCTGGTCCGGGAGGTCCTGGAGGACACCGTCCGGCTCCAGGACCTGGCCGCCGACCTCCTGCTGCTGGCCCGCCTGGACGCCGCCGAACCGGTCGCCACCGAGCCGCTCGACCTGGCCCGGCTCTGCGAGGACACCCTCGCCGTCCGCGGCCCCGAACGCGTTCCGGTCGCCGCGGACCTGGCGCCGGGGACCACCGTGCGGGGCAACCGCACCCGGCTCGCCCGCCTGCTCACCAACCTGCTGGACAACGCCCAGCGCTACGCCGGCCGCCGGATCGAGGTCCGGGTCCGGGCCGTCGGCCGCACCGCCGTCCTGGAGGTCCGCGACGACGGCCCGGGCATCCCGGCCGAGGACCGCGAGCGGGTCTTCGAACGGTTCACCCGGCTCGACGACGCGCGCAGCCGTGAACTCGGCGGCGCCGGACTGGGCCTGGCCATCGCCCGCGACCTGGCCACCCACCACGGCGGCACCCTCACCGCCGAGCCGCCCGGCGCGCCCGGCGCGCCCGGCGCGCCCGGCGCGCCCGGAGTGTCCGGTGCACGGTTCGTCCTGCGCCTGCCCCTGGCCGGGGACCCCCTGGCCGGGGACCCCCTGGCCGCGGGCTGA
- a CDS encoding response regulator transcription factor, translated as MRVLVVEDERRLAAALQRGLRAEGFAVDLAHDGEEGLWLATEHGYDAIVLDLMLPRLNGYRVCARLRAAGDETPILMLTAKDGEYDEAEALDTGADDFLSKPFSYVVLVARLRALVRRTGRRLPQTLAFGDLAVDPARRTCTRAGAEIRLTAREFAVLECLARAGGGVVSKREILESVWDSAFDGDPNIVEVHVSALRRKIDTPYGRATVGTVRGAGYRLAVDGG; from the coding sequence ATGCGCGTACTGGTGGTGGAGGACGAACGGCGGCTCGCCGCCGCGCTGCAGCGCGGACTTCGCGCCGAGGGCTTCGCCGTCGACCTCGCCCACGACGGCGAGGAAGGACTGTGGCTGGCCACCGAGCACGGTTACGACGCGATCGTGCTCGACCTGATGCTGCCCCGGCTGAACGGCTACCGGGTGTGCGCCCGGCTGCGGGCCGCGGGCGACGAGACGCCGATCCTGATGCTCACGGCGAAGGACGGCGAGTACGACGAGGCGGAGGCGCTGGACACGGGCGCCGACGACTTCCTCTCCAAGCCGTTCTCGTACGTGGTGCTGGTGGCCCGGCTGCGCGCCCTGGTGCGCCGGACCGGCCGCCGCCTGCCGCAGACGCTCGCCTTCGGCGACCTCGCGGTCGACCCCGCCCGCCGCACCTGCACCCGCGCCGGCGCGGAGATCCGCCTCACCGCCCGGGAGTTCGCCGTGCTGGAGTGCCTGGCGCGGGCGGGCGGCGGGGTGGTGTCGAAGCGGGAGATCCTGGAGAGCGTCTGGGACTCCGCCTTCGACGGCGACCCGAACATCGTGGAGGTGCACGTCAGCGCCCTCCGCCGGAAGATCGACACCCCGTACGGCCGCGCCACCGTGGGCACCGTACGCGGCGCCGGCTACCGCCTGGCGGTGGACGGTGGCTGA
- a CDS encoding DUF4396 domain-containing protein: MNHGDHAAHAQHEHAQHQQTQHEHAQHEHHQHHDHQHHAHHGGGGSSWRTAAQATLHCLTGCAVGEVLGLVIGTAFGLHNGTTIVLSVLLAFVFGYALTMRGVLRAGLTFGQAVKVALAADTVSIVVMEVIDNTAMVAVPGAMDAGLGDLLFWGSLAGSLVLAFLVTVPVNRWLIGRGKGHAVVHAYH; this comes from the coding sequence ATGAACCACGGAGACCACGCAGCGCACGCCCAGCACGAGCACGCCCAGCACCAGCAAACCCAGCACGAGCACGCCCAGCACGAGCACCACCAGCACCACGATCACCAGCACCACGCGCACCACGGCGGCGGCGGGAGCAGCTGGCGGACCGCCGCGCAGGCCACCCTGCACTGCCTCACCGGCTGCGCCGTCGGCGAGGTCCTCGGCCTGGTCATCGGCACCGCGTTCGGCCTGCACAACGGCACCACCATCGTGCTCTCGGTCCTGCTCGCCTTCGTCTTCGGCTACGCGCTCACCATGCGCGGCGTCCTCCGCGCCGGCCTGACCTTCGGCCAGGCGGTGAAGGTCGCGCTGGCCGCCGACACCGTGTCGATCGTGGTCATGGAGGTCATCGACAACACCGCGATGGTCGCCGTCCCCGGCGCGATGGACGCGGGCCTCGGCGACCTGCTGTTCTGGGGGTCGCTCGCCGGTTCGCTGGTGCTCGCCTTCCTGGTCACCGTGCCGGTCAACCGCTGGCTGATCGGCCGCGGCAAGGGCCACGCCGTGGTCCACGCCTACCACTGA
- a CDS encoding long-chain fatty acid--CoA ligase, whose protein sequence is MYSTMQDVPLTVARILVHGSTIHGGSTVTTWDGAGPVVRSFAEVGARAGRLAHALRDELGVREGTVVATLMWNNTEHQEAYLAVPSMGAVLHTLNLRLPAHQLAYIIDHAADHVIIVNGSVLPLLAGVLPQLNDTLKHIVVSGAYDPALLAGFAGTVHEYEALIADRPDDYPWRTDLDERTAAALCYTSGTTGDPKGVVYSHRSVYLHCLQVNAADMFGLTAQDTALPVVPMFHVNAWGIPHAAFMSGANLLMPDRFLQPEPLAEMIAAVKPTVSAAVPTIWNGLLDELDGGDYDVSSLRMVVIGGSACPPALMKGFEERHGIRVVHAWGMTETSPLGSFATPPGGLTPEQEWPYRVTQGRFPASVEARLIGPAGERMPHDGEAAGELEVRGPWIAGAYFGGAGNDPERPDDKFSEDGWLRTGDVGTITPDGFLTLTDRAKDVIKSGGEWISSVELENQLMAHPEVAEAAVVAVPDEKWGERPLATVVLRPGATAGLPELRAFLAGRIASWQLPERWAIVEAVPKTSVGKFDKKVIRAEYAADQLDVTVLGKE, encoded by the coding sequence GTGTACAGCACGATGCAGGACGTTCCGCTCACCGTCGCCCGGATCCTGGTGCACGGGTCCACCATCCACGGCGGCTCCACCGTCACCACCTGGGACGGTGCCGGTCCGGTGGTCCGCAGCTTCGCCGAGGTCGGCGCGCGGGCGGGACGGCTGGCGCACGCGCTGCGGGACGAGCTGGGCGTCCGCGAGGGCACCGTGGTCGCGACCCTGATGTGGAACAACACCGAGCACCAGGAGGCGTACCTCGCCGTCCCCTCCATGGGCGCCGTGCTGCACACCCTGAACCTGCGGCTGCCCGCCCACCAGCTGGCGTACATCATCGACCACGCCGCCGACCACGTGATCATCGTCAACGGCAGCGTGCTGCCGCTGCTGGCCGGCGTCCTGCCGCAGCTGAACGACACCCTCAAGCACATCGTGGTCTCCGGCGCGTACGACCCGGCGCTGCTGGCCGGCTTCGCCGGCACCGTGCACGAGTACGAGGCGCTGATCGCCGACCGCCCCGACGACTACCCGTGGCGCACCGACCTGGACGAGCGGACCGCCGCCGCCCTCTGCTACACCTCCGGCACCACCGGCGACCCCAAGGGCGTGGTCTACAGCCATCGCTCCGTCTACCTGCACTGCCTGCAGGTCAACGCCGCCGACATGTTCGGCCTGACCGCCCAGGACACCGCGCTGCCGGTGGTCCCGATGTTCCACGTGAACGCCTGGGGCATCCCGCACGCCGCCTTCATGTCCGGCGCCAACCTGCTGATGCCCGACCGCTTCCTGCAGCCCGAGCCGCTCGCCGAGATGATCGCCGCGGTGAAGCCGACCGTCAGCGCCGCCGTCCCGACCATCTGGAACGGCCTGCTGGACGAGCTGGACGGCGGCGACTACGACGTCTCCTCGCTGCGCATGGTCGTGATCGGCGGCTCCGCCTGCCCGCCCGCCCTGATGAAGGGCTTCGAGGAGCGTCACGGCATCCGCGTGGTGCACGCCTGGGGCATGACCGAGACCTCGCCGCTCGGCTCCTTCGCCACCCCGCCCGGTGGCCTCACCCCCGAGCAGGAGTGGCCGTACCGGGTCACCCAGGGCCGGTTCCCCGCCTCGGTCGAGGCCCGGCTGATCGGCCCGGCCGGCGAGCGGATGCCGCACGACGGCGAGGCCGCCGGCGAGCTGGAGGTCCGCGGCCCGTGGATCGCCGGCGCGTACTTCGGCGGCGCGGGCAACGACCCCGAGCGCCCCGACGACAAGTTCAGCGAGGACGGCTGGCTGCGCACCGGCGACGTCGGCACCATCACCCCGGACGGCTTCCTCACCCTCACCGACCGGGCCAAGGACGTGATCAAGTCCGGCGGTGAGTGGATCTCCTCGGTCGAGCTGGAGAACCAGCTGATGGCCCACCCCGAGGTCGCCGAGGCCGCGGTCGTCGCCGTCCCGGACGAGAAGTGGGGCGAGCGCCCGCTGGCCACCGTGGTGCTGCGGCCCGGTGCCACGGCCGGCCTCCCCGAGCTGCGGGCCTTCCTGGCCGGGCGGATCGCGTCCTGGCAGCTGCCCGAGCGCTGGGCGATCGTGGAGGCGGTGCCGAAGACCTCGGTCGGCAAGTTCGACAAGAAGGTGATCCGCGCCGAGTACGCCGCCGACCAGCTGGACGTCACCGTCCTCGGCAAGGAGTAA